A region from the Pseudomonadota bacterium genome encodes:
- the nifU gene encoding Fe-S cluster assembly protein NifU, which produces MWDYSETVKEHFYNPRNAGAVEGANAIGDVGSISCGDALRLSLKVNAETEIIEDAGFQTFGCGSAIASSSALTEMIKGMTLDRALQVTNQDIADYLEGLPPEKMHCSVMGREALEAAVANYRGEVWSDDHEEGALVCKCFAIDAVKIEETIRANQLKTVEDVTNYTKAGGGCAACHEGIEEILIQVLAEVGESFDPAVAGQPLPQVAEAAQSKKKPLTNLQKIRRIEMVIESIRPQLQQDNGDVELVDVVGNTVYLRMIGACNGCQIASATLGGIQQRIIEELGEFFKVAPETELALLEAEG; this is translated from the coding sequence ATGTGGGATTACTCGGAAACCGTTAAAGAGCATTTTTACAATCCCCGCAACGCAGGTGCCGTCGAAGGCGCCAATGCCATTGGCGATGTGGGTTCGATCAGCTGTGGCGACGCCCTGCGGTTGTCGCTCAAGGTGAATGCGGAAACGGAAATTATTGAAGATGCGGGCTTTCAGACCTTCGGTTGCGGTTCCGCCATCGCCTCGTCTTCGGCGCTGACCGAGATGATCAAGGGCATGACGCTGGATCGCGCGTTGCAAGTGACCAATCAGGATATCGCCGATTACCTCGAGGGTTTGCCGCCGGAGAAAATGCACTGTTCGGTCATGGGCCGCGAGGCGCTGGAGGCAGCGGTGGCGAACTACCGCGGCGAGGTGTGGAGCGATGATCACGAAGAGGGTGCATTGGTCTGCAAGTGCTTCGCCATCGATGCGGTGAAAATCGAGGAAACCATTCGCGCCAATCAGCTTAAAACGGTCGAAGACGTCACCAACTACACCAAGGCCGGTGGCGGATGCGCCGCCTGTCACGAGGGCATCGAAGAAATCCTGATCCAGGTGTTGGCCGAGGTGGGTGAGAGTTTCGATCCGGCGGTTGCCGGACAGCCCTTACCCCAGGTGGCCGAGGCGGCGCAGAGCAAGAAAAAGCCGTTGACCAATCTTCAGAAGATTCGGCGGATCGAGATGGTGATCGAGTCCATTCGTCCTCAGCTGCAACAGGACAACGGCGATGTGGAGTTGGTGGATGTGGTGGGCAATACCGTGTATCTGCGCATGATCGGCGCCTGCAACGGTTGCCAGATCGCATCGGCCACGTTAGGCGGAATTCAGCAGCGCATCATCGAAGAGCTGGGTGAGTTCTTTAAAGTCGCGCCGGAGACCGAGCTGGCGCTGTTGGAAGCGGAGGGTTGA
- a CDS encoding nitrogen fixation protein NifZ produces MQLTDLEPGDMVFAAVDILNDGSLETLPPDAPLARAGNRGVLLNTGHLEQTPDQAVYLVRFERPGGDLGPAVGCWPEELTAEPGVPAHRDGAP; encoded by the coding sequence ATGCAATTGACGGATCTGGAACCCGGCGACATGGTTTTCGCCGCGGTGGACATCCTGAACGACGGCAGTCTCGAAACCCTGCCGCCCGATGCACCGCTGGCCAGAGCCGGCAACCGGGGTGTGCTGTTGAATACCGGTCATCTGGAACAGACGCCCGATCAGGCGGTCTATCTGGTGAGATTCGAGCGACCCGGCGGTGACCTGGGCCCTGCAGTGGGCTGTTGGCCGGAAGAACTCACCGCCGAACCCGGCGTTCCGGCGCACCGGGACGGTGCGCCCTGA
- a CDS encoding iron-sulfur cluster assembly accessory protein, whose product MLSLTESAQKAVLRFIRGAETPVAGLRIAVAGGGCSGMQYSLALEATKAAEDTVVECGEVKVLVDPQSAAMLQGVTVDFLDSVDGSGFKFMNPNASASCGCGSSFSV is encoded by the coding sequence ATGCTATCTCTGACTGAAAGCGCCCAGAAGGCGGTCCTTCGCTTTATTCGCGGAGCGGAAACACCCGTGGCGGGCTTGCGTATCGCCGTTGCCGGCGGTGGTTGTTCGGGTATGCAGTATTCCCTGGCCTTGGAGGCGACAAAGGCCGCCGAAGATACCGTGGTCGAATGCGGTGAGGTGAAGGTGCTGGTCGATCCGCAAAGTGCGGCGATGCTGCAAGGCGTCACTGTGGATTTTCTCGATTCGGTGGATGGCAGCGGCTTTAAGTTTATGAACCCGAACGCCAGCGCCAGTTGTGGTTGCGGTTCCTCATTCTCGGTTTAG